Proteins from one Oryza sativa Japonica Group chromosome 12, ASM3414082v1 genomic window:
- the LOC107275412 gene encoding putative disease resistance protein RGA4 — translation MASAVLVFAGRSVATPAISFFVNKAFSYLNKYHKSEGLGDMKKRLKMNIPKIQSVIDVADPDYIKERSEDLDTWLWQLRDAVEKAEDAIDELEYYELKEKQKDLKDSHLGSSFAKMNHKFFQSVKHVKMLGKTSDSPLKRLKKAMEDLDEAAKGVENFLTVVDQITRPNLNIPQRHHSISRYRETGRMLTADRVFGRENEKERIVGWLTSTSSEENEVVMNNNPVPIMSIVGHGGIGKTTLAQLIAKENRIKEHFKTVIWVSVSTNFNAETLISKIIQSVTLSKPSFDTYDALQEHLARTLETIKYLLILDDVWEDKEISEWEKLFASLRTGVYGRKILLTTRMQSVADLASAVMRCERERFPLCGLEETENLELFNHHVFTYPDPQKFEELQEAGEKIARN, via the coding sequence ATGGCATCTGCTGTACTAGTGTTTGCAGGGAGGTCAGTCGCAACCCCAGCGATCTCCTTCTTTGTCAACAAGGCATTCAGCTACCTGAACAAGTACCACAAGTCTGAAGGATTGGGAGACATGAAGAAAAGGCTGAAGATGAACATACCCAAGATCCAATCAGTGATCGATGTAGCTGATCCTGATTACATCAAGGAGAGGAGTGAAGACCTTGATACATGGCTGTGGCAGCTCAGGGATGCAGTTGAGAAGGCTGAGGATGCTATCGATGAGCTTGAGTACTACGAGCTCAAAGAGAAGCAAAAGGATCTAAAGGATAGTCACCTGGGATCTTCTTTTGCTAAGATGAACCACAAATTTTTCCAGTCTGTTAAGCATGTTAAAATGTTGGGTAAGACATCTGATTCCCCTCTCAAGAGGTTAAAGAAAGCCATGGAAGATTTAGATGAGGCGGCTAAAGGCGTTGAGAATTTTCTCACAGTTGTAGATCAAATCACAAGACCCAATTTAAACATTCCACAACGGCATCATTCGATCAGTAGGTACCGTGAAACAGGAAGGATGTTAACTGCTGATAGGGTGTTTGGCAGAGAAAATGAGAAGGAACGGATTGTTGGATGGTTGACTAGTACATCAAGTGAAGAGAACGAAGTTGTCATGAATAATAATCCTGTCCCCATTATGTCAATAGTTGGCCATGGTGGCATAGGGAAAACCACTTTGGCTCAGCTTATCGCCAAAGAAAACAGGATCAAGGAACATTTTAAAACCGTGATTTGGGTTTCTGTCTCTACAAATTTTAATGCAGAAACATTGATAAGTAAAATAATACAATCTGTTACATTATCAAAACCTAGTTTCGATACCTACGATGCACTACAAGAACATTTGGCAAGGACACTTGAGACCATTAAATATCTTCTCATTCTAGATGATGTCTGGGAAGATAAGGAAATCTCTGAGTGGGAAAAACTATTTGCCTCTTTGAGAACAGGAGTGTATGGGAGGAAGATTTTGTTGACAACCCGAATGCAATCAGTGGCAGATTTAGCATCAGCTGTAATGAGATGTGAAAGGGAGCGCTTTCCATTATGTGGACTTGAAGAAACTGAAAATTTAGAACTTTTTAACCATCATGTCTTCACCTATCCAGATccccaaaaatttgaagaattACAAGAAGCTGGAGAAAAAATTGCAAGAAACTAA